A region from the Lysobacter antibioticus genome encodes:
- a CDS encoding NAD(P)-dependent oxidoreductase, whose amino-acid sequence MNIVLIGATGYVGRALLQEALQRGHRVTAVARDTSSLQAHDGLTAKPASIDGEAAASATVAALARGHDAVIASYNAGGWKNPNVGRDTVAGYTRIVEGLKQAGVPRLLVVGGAGSLEIAPGQQVLDQPGFPAEYRDGAEAMRTVLATLREESSLDWSFLSPAAHLVPGERSGRYRVGGDQLLVDDKGESNISVQDYAVALIDELEQPAHSRKRFTVAY is encoded by the coding sequence ATGAACATCGTCCTGATCGGCGCCACCGGCTACGTCGGCCGCGCCCTGCTCCAAGAAGCCCTGCAGCGCGGCCACCGCGTCACCGCGGTCGCCCGCGACACCTCGTCGCTGCAGGCGCACGACGGCCTGACCGCCAAGCCGGCCAGCATCGACGGTGAAGCGGCGGCTTCCGCGACCGTTGCCGCGCTGGCCCGCGGCCACGATGCGGTGATCGCCTCGTACAACGCCGGCGGCTGGAAGAACCCGAACGTCGGCCGCGACACCGTCGCCGGCTATACCCGGATCGTCGAAGGCCTGAAGCAGGCCGGCGTGCCGCGTCTGCTCGTGGTCGGCGGCGCCGGCAGCCTGGAGATCGCGCCGGGCCAGCAGGTGCTCGACCAGCCCGGCTTTCCGGCCGAGTACCGCGACGGCGCCGAAGCCATGCGCACGGTGCTCGCCACGCTGCGCGAAGAAAGCAGCCTGGACTGGAGTTTCCTGTCGCCGGCCGCGCATTTGGTGCCGGGCGAACGCAGCGGTCGTTACCGCGTCGGCGGCGATCAATTGCTGGTCGACGACAAGGGCGAGAGCAACATCTCGGTGCAGGACTATGCGGTCGCCTTGATCGACGAACTGGAGCAGCCGGCGCATTCGCGCAAGCGCTTCACCGTCGCTTACTGA
- a CDS encoding LysR family transcriptional regulator, producing MALFARVVELGSMSAAARELDMTPSAVSQQLRQLETETGVVLLHRSTRKLTTTEIGQAYYEDCAAMLHAARSADGRLGDLRDEPRGELRIAAPIGFAAHLAPALAPLMRAYPELSLRIFADDRQIDLIAERIDLAIRVGRLADSNLIARRMAEWRHLLLASPAYAQTHGLPRTPEELAGHSMLILSVMNQPEYVEMHRDGEPSRRVRIGGRIVGNNAETLKQMMLQGLGIVRLPEPDAAPVLADGRAVHVLPEWTMAPLGVYAVTAQRDSQPAKVRMAIAALQDYLGSQQ from the coding sequence ATGGCCTTGTTCGCCCGGGTGGTCGAGCTGGGCTCGATGAGCGCGGCCGCCCGCGAACTCGACATGACCCCGTCGGCGGTCAGCCAGCAGTTGCGCCAGCTCGAGACCGAGACCGGCGTGGTTCTGCTGCACCGTTCGACCCGCAAGCTGACCACGACCGAGATCGGCCAGGCCTATTACGAGGACTGCGCGGCGATGCTGCACGCCGCGCGCAGCGCCGACGGCCGCCTCGGCGACCTGCGCGACGAACCGCGCGGCGAGTTGCGCATCGCCGCGCCGATCGGCTTCGCCGCGCATCTGGCGCCGGCGCTGGCGCCATTGATGCGCGCTTATCCCGAACTGTCGCTGCGGATCTTCGCCGACGACCGCCAGATCGACCTGATCGCCGAACGCATCGACCTGGCGATCCGGGTCGGCCGGCTCGCCGACTCCAACCTGATCGCGCGGCGCATGGCCGAGTGGCGGCATCTGCTGCTGGCCTCGCCGGCGTATGCGCAGACCCACGGCCTGCCGCGCACGCCGGAGGAACTCGCCGGCCACTCGATGCTGATCCTCAGCGTGATGAACCAGCCCGAGTACGTGGAGATGCATCGCGACGGCGAACCCTCGCGGCGGGTGCGGATCGGCGGGCGCATCGTCGGCAACAACGCCGAGACCCTCAAGCAGATGATGCTGCAAGGGCTCGGCATCGTCCGCCTGCCCGAGCCGGATGCGGCGCCGGTGCTGGCCGATGGCCGCGCCGTGCATGTACTGCCGGAATGGACGATGGCACCGCTCGGCGTCTACGCGGTGACAGCGCAGCGCGATTCGCAGCCGGCCAAGGTGCGCATGGCGATCGCGGCCTTGCAGGACTATCTGGGGTCGCAGCAGTAG
- a CDS encoding cyclase family protein, which yields MNSIQYRVQFDFEIEFSNGGGLQGQGFRLDIDGDDIGDAELVDYIVRDLRLLMVGPARILNKQILVEAHKRKAGGLEHGATRYVDLSHTIEDGLVTYPGMPAAHICDYLSREYSREIYAEGTQFHIGRIDMVANTGTYIDCPSHRYEDGADLSQIRAEDCADLDAIVVRIAPSVKSIDVAYFRDLELRGRAVLVHTGWDRHFATPAYADGHPFLTEDAAVWLRDCGVKLVGIDSMNIDDTSRDDTRGKTRPVHSTLLGAGILIVEHLRNLAALPDEGFSFSAVPPKVKGMGTFPVRALAKIVG from the coding sequence TTGAATTCCATCCAGTATCGCGTCCAGTTCGATTTCGAAATCGAGTTCAGCAACGGTGGCGGCCTGCAGGGCCAGGGGTTTCGCCTCGACATCGACGGCGACGACATCGGCGATGCCGAACTGGTCGACTACATCGTGCGCGACTTGCGCCTGCTGATGGTCGGGCCGGCGCGTATCCTCAACAAGCAGATCCTGGTCGAAGCGCACAAGCGCAAGGCCGGCGGCCTGGAGCACGGCGCGACGCGTTATGTCGACCTCAGCCACACCATCGAGGACGGCCTGGTCACTTATCCGGGCATGCCGGCCGCGCACATCTGCGATTACCTCAGCCGCGAATATTCGCGCGAGATCTACGCCGAGGGCACGCAGTTCCATATCGGCCGCATCGACATGGTCGCCAACACCGGCACCTACATCGACTGCCCCTCGCACCGTTACGAGGACGGCGCCGACCTGTCGCAGATCCGTGCGGAAGACTGCGCCGACCTCGACGCGATCGTGGTGCGTATCGCCCCGTCGGTGAAGAGCATCGACGTCGCCTATTTCCGCGACCTGGAGCTGCGCGGCCGCGCGGTGTTGGTGCACACCGGTTGGGACAGGCACTTCGCCACGCCGGCCTATGCCGATGGCCATCCTTTCCTGACCGAAGACGCGGCGGTGTGGCTGCGCGATTGCGGGGTGAAGCTGGTCGGCATCGATTCGATGAACATCGACGATACGAGCCGCGACGACACCCGCGGCAAGACGCGTCCGGTGCACTCGACCCTGCTCGGCGCCGGCATCCTGATCGTCGAGCACCTGCGCAACCTCGCCGCGCTGCCCGACGAAGGCTTCAGCTTCAGCGCGGTGCCGCCGAAGGTGAAGGGCATGGGCACGTTCCCGGTGCGGGCCTTGGCGAAGATCGTCGGCTAA
- a CDS encoding DMT family transporter: protein MRSPELAANVACNCPASPAVVAADSERAAWRTPLELTVLGAIWGSSFLFMRVAAKDFGALPLVEMRLGLGALILLPFLWKARESFKGAIWAKLALIGVINSAVPFVLFAWAAQRAPAGIGAITNSMAVLFTALVGFLFFGEKIGMQRAVALFAGFAGVVVLASGKTAGASIGWAVAAGCTAAFLYGIGANLVRRQLTGLPAAAVAAATLGTSALLTLPFAIAQWPTHAIPAKSWLSAALLGVLCTGIAFVMYYRLIQRIGAGRAVAVTYLVPLFGVAWGWMLLGEPLTGTMLIAALLILGSVALSQRAAK, encoded by the coding sequence ATGCGTTCCCCCGAACTCGCCGCCAACGTGGCTTGCAACTGCCCCGCATCTCCGGCCGTCGTCGCCGCCGACTCCGAGCGCGCCGCCTGGCGCACGCCGCTCGAGCTGACCGTGCTCGGCGCGATCTGGGGTTCGTCGTTCCTGTTCATGCGCGTGGCGGCCAAGGACTTCGGCGCGCTGCCGCTGGTGGAAATGCGGCTCGGCCTCGGCGCGTTGATCCTGTTGCCGTTCCTGTGGAAGGCGCGCGAATCGTTCAAGGGCGCGATCTGGGCCAAGCTCGCCTTGATCGGCGTGATCAATTCGGCGGTGCCGTTCGTGCTGTTCGCCTGGGCGGCGCAACGCGCGCCGGCCGGCATCGGCGCGATCACCAATTCGATGGCGGTGTTGTTCACCGCGCTGGTCGGGTTCCTGTTCTTCGGCGAGAAGATCGGCATGCAACGCGCGGTTGCCTTGTTCGCCGGTTTCGCCGGCGTGGTGGTGCTGGCCAGCGGCAAGACCGCCGGTGCGAGCATCGGCTGGGCGGTCGCGGCCGGTTGTACCGCCGCCTTCCTGTACGGCATCGGCGCCAACCTGGTGCGCCGCCAACTCACCGGCCTGCCGGCCGCCGCGGTCGCCGCCGCGACCCTCGGCACTTCGGCGCTGTTGACCCTGCCGTTCGCGATCGCGCAGTGGCCGACTCATGCGATCCCGGCCAAGTCCTGGCTGTCGGCGGCCTTGCTCGGCGTGCTCTGCACCGGCATCGCCTTCGTCATGTACTACCGTCTGATCCAGCGCATCGGCGCCGGCCGCGCGGTCGCGGTGACCTACCTGGTGCCGCTGTTCGGCGTGGCCTGGGGCTGGATGCTGCTCGGCGAGCCGTTGACCGGCACGATGCTGATCGCCGCGCTGTTGATCCTCGGCAGCGTCGCGTTGAGTCAAAGGGCGGCTAAGTAA
- a CDS encoding cupin domain-containing protein — protein sequence MSLIDLLATSAELPAAWRSTVVGRFGSANFKLVRMDAGAYEEETHDFVEGLLVLDGAMRLSIGGAIVEVGAGQLYVVPAGVAHAVAPGSRGTLAILDV from the coding sequence ATGAGCCTCATCGACCTGCTTGCGACCTCCGCCGAACTGCCCGCCGCCTGGCGCTCGACCGTGGTCGGACGTTTCGGCAGCGCCAACTTCAAGCTGGTGCGCATGGACGCCGGCGCTTACGAGGAAGAGACGCACGATTTCGTCGAGGGCCTGCTGGTGCTGGACGGCGCGATGCGTCTGAGCATCGGCGGTGCGATCGTCGAAGTCGGGGCCGGGCAGCTCTATGTGGTGCCCGCGGGCGTGGCCCACGCGGTCGCGCCGGGCAGCCGCGGCACGCTGGCGATTCTGGACGTCTGA
- a CDS encoding LysR substrate-binding domain-containing protein yields MALRADWLPALAAFEAAARHQNFAHAAEELHLTASAVSHHVRKLESRLGVSLFQRHARGVALTPQGRQLADSAGTALADMDGVLRSLRVSRQETDRVRITTLHSLAYTWLLPRLSEFTNTNPKILLSLDTEIALARFDEGGPDLGIRHGGGHWPGLTSHHLMDDALFPVASPTMPGIERITEPAQIADLPLIADHARQGWHDWFRAADVHGRKLEERYTFSDTTDAMMAAAHGIGVALAREQIAVPYLRSGQLVRLPGPSMPARWGYYAIYPAHRRLRPAAQSFLDWLLAVKKD; encoded by the coding sequence ATGGCATTGCGGGCAGATTGGTTACCGGCCCTGGCGGCCTTCGAAGCGGCCGCGCGGCATCAGAATTTCGCCCACGCCGCCGAAGAGCTGCATCTGACCGCCAGCGCGGTCAGCCATCACGTGCGCAAGCTCGAAAGCCGGCTCGGCGTGAGCCTGTTCCAGCGCCACGCGCGCGGCGTCGCACTGACCCCGCAAGGGCGCCAACTCGCCGATTCCGCCGGCACCGCCCTGGCCGACATGGACGGCGTGTTGCGCAGCCTGCGGGTCAGCCGCCAGGAGACCGACCGGGTGCGCATCACCACCCTGCACTCGCTGGCCTACACCTGGCTGCTGCCGCGGCTGAGCGAGTTCACCAACACGAACCCGAAAATCCTGCTCAGCCTCGATACCGAGATCGCGCTGGCGCGATTCGACGAAGGCGGCCCCGACCTCGGCATCCGCCACGGCGGCGGCCACTGGCCTGGGCTGACCTCGCATCATCTGATGGACGACGCCTTGTTCCCGGTCGCTTCGCCGACCATGCCCGGCATCGAGCGGATCACCGAGCCGGCGCAGATCGCCGACCTGCCGTTGATCGCCGACCACGCCCGCCAGGGCTGGCACGACTGGTTCCGCGCCGCCGACGTGCACGGCCGCAAGCTCGAAGAGCGCTACACCTTCAGCGACACCACCGACGCCATGATGGCCGCCGCCCACGGCATCGGCGTGGCCCTGGCGCGCGAACAGATCGCCGTGCCCTATCTGCGCTCGGGCCAACTGGTGCGCCTGCCCGGCCCGTCGATGCCGGCGCGCTGGGGCTATTACGCGATCTACCCCGCCCACCGCCGCCTGCGCCCGGCGGCGCAGAGCTTTCTCGATTGGTTGTTGGCGGTGAAGAAGGATTGA
- a CDS encoding TfoX/Sxy family protein, protein MSEAFIAHLRDLASGFGALSARSMFGGHGIYHDGLMIALIADEAVYLKVDAQTAPRFRAAGCEPFVYTRQRKPIELSFWSVPESAMDSPQDMKPWLTLAYQAALRKANAAPPKKAKAKKAVAKKAAAKKAPRRKPAAQD, encoded by the coding sequence GTGAGCGAGGCCTTCATCGCCCATCTGCGCGACCTGGCGTCCGGCTTCGGCGCCTTGTCGGCGCGCAGCATGTTCGGCGGCCATGGCATTTATCACGACGGCCTGATGATCGCCTTGATCGCCGATGAAGCGGTCTACCTCAAGGTCGACGCGCAGACCGCGCCGCGCTTCCGCGCGGCCGGCTGCGAGCCCTTCGTCTACACGCGCCAGCGCAAACCCATCGAGCTGAGTTTCTGGTCGGTGCCGGAGTCGGCGATGGATTCGCCGCAGGACATGAAACCTTGGTTGACCCTGGCCTACCAGGCCGCCCTGCGCAAAGCCAACGCCGCGCCGCCGAAAAAGGCGAAGGCCAAGAAGGCGGTAGCGAAGAAGGCTGCGGCGAAGAAAGCGCCCCGTCGCAAGCCCGCCGCGCAAGATTGA
- a CDS encoding TonB-dependent receptor plug domain-containing protein, whose protein sequence is MTQASRRPLRPLCRARLFSAVHCALWVAGGLFAGSAAAQETEAAPAQESEARTLETVSVLGSRRSQRSSDTTSISPVDVLPMAKNTEEGAQFDLAQSLQYAAPSFNSTRQSGADGADLVDSAALRGLGSDQTLVLVNGKRHHTTALLNLFGARNRGNTGTDLNTIPLMAIDSVEILRDGAAAQYGSDAIAGVMNISLKKRKGCEAVAGYGQYSKGDGENWLATAYCGFGLGSDGTIGITGEYQDRGRSDRSEPAGSPRIIGDSKIRNETIFVNGEKPLGENLTLYFTGGVQNRDASSAAFARDGLGSEDIPSRNSAAMYPDGFVPFIDGELKDRYGILGLRWSMGEWNADLSYTYGFNELRYDINNTLNASIANLDLLNGGRGVSADSFDAGGFSFQQKTVNFDVSRFYDQVFNGLNVAFGLERRDERYKIFAGEPGSYIDADGVGEGGNAGSQGFPGFQPADAGAHKRDNWAAYVDLEADFTDRFTAGVAVRYEDYSDFGKTTTGKLAAGFRATDTLMLRASASTGFRAPSLQQKFFSSTITDFVNGEPVDVVIAPNGGTIANAAGLPLLTKEESRNYTLGLTWSPTADTSLTLDAYRIDIDDRIVLSGRFDTTDPTIGGILDDLGVGQAQFFVNSVDTRTEGLDFTFNNERQLGEDVKLGTFFALNLNRTKVNAIHAPPALVGREDVLLSERERLFIEQGAPKSKAVLGFDLSRGPWAGNVKVIHFGPQTLGTFSGTAGGVPNARYKAKTSADLSATYSFSDNTKLTVGGANIFNVKPTRQNADETDNGHIFDSVQFGLNGAAYYVRLWHRF, encoded by the coding sequence ATGACGCAAGCCAGCCGCCGTCCTCTCCGTCCCCTCTGCCGTGCCCGCCTGTTCAGCGCCGTCCATTGCGCGCTGTGGGTCGCCGGCGGCCTCTTCGCCGGCAGCGCCGCCGCCCAGGAGACCGAGGCCGCACCGGCCCAGGAGAGCGAAGCCCGGACCCTGGAGACGGTGTCGGTGCTCGGTTCGCGCCGCAGCCAGCGCTCCTCCGACACCACCTCGATCTCGCCGGTCGACGTGCTGCCCATGGCCAAGAACACCGAGGAAGGCGCCCAGTTCGACCTCGCCCAGTCGCTGCAATACGCCGCGCCCTCGTTCAACTCGACCCGCCAGAGCGGCGCCGACGGCGCCGACCTGGTCGACTCGGCGGCGCTGCGCGGCCTGGGTTCGGACCAGACCCTGGTCCTGGTCAACGGCAAGCGCCACCACACCACCGCCTTGCTCAACCTGTTCGGCGCGCGCAACCGCGGCAACACGGGCACTGACCTCAACACCATCCCTTTGATGGCCATCGACAGCGTCGAGATCCTGCGCGACGGCGCCGCCGCCCAGTACGGCTCGGACGCCATCGCCGGCGTCATGAACATCTCGCTGAAGAAGCGCAAGGGCTGCGAAGCGGTCGCCGGCTACGGCCAGTATTCCAAGGGCGACGGCGAGAACTGGCTGGCGACCGCGTACTGCGGTTTCGGCCTGGGCAGCGACGGCACCATCGGCATCACCGGCGAATACCAGGACCGCGGCCGCTCCGACCGCTCCGAGCCGGCCGGCAGCCCGCGCATCATCGGCGACTCGAAGATCCGCAACGAGACCATTTTCGTCAACGGCGAGAAGCCCCTCGGCGAAAACCTGACCCTGTACTTCACCGGCGGCGTGCAGAACCGCGATGCCTCCTCAGCGGCGTTCGCGCGCGACGGCCTGGGTTCGGAAGACATCCCCTCGCGCAATTCCGCGGCGATGTACCCGGACGGTTTCGTGCCCTTCATCGACGGCGAGCTCAAGGACCGCTACGGCATCCTCGGCCTGCGCTGGAGCATGGGCGAGTGGAACGCCGACCTGTCCTACACCTACGGCTTCAACGAGCTGCGCTACGACATCAACAACACCCTCAACGCTTCGATCGCCAACCTCGACCTGCTCAACGGCGGCCGCGGCGTCAGCGCCGACAGCTTCGACGCCGGCGGCTTCTCGTTCCAGCAGAAGACGGTCAATTTCGACGTCAGCCGTTTCTACGACCAGGTCTTCAACGGCCTCAACGTTGCCTTCGGCCTGGAGCGTCGCGACGAGCGTTACAAGATCTTCGCCGGCGAGCCAGGGTCATACATCGACGCCGACGGCGTGGGCGAGGGCGGCAACGCCGGCAGCCAGGGCTTCCCGGGCTTCCAGCCGGCCGACGCCGGCGCCCACAAGCGCGACAACTGGGCCGCCTACGTCGACCTCGAAGCCGACTTCACCGACCGCTTCACCGCCGGCGTGGCGGTGCGTTACGAGGACTACAGCGACTTCGGCAAGACCACCACCGGCAAGCTCGCCGCCGGCTTCCGCGCCACCGACACCTTGATGCTGCGCGCCTCGGCCAGCACCGGTTTCCGCGCGCCGTCGCTGCAGCAGAAGTTCTTCTCTTCGACCATCACCGACTTCGTCAACGGCGAGCCGGTCGACGTGGTGATCGCGCCCAACGGCGGCACCATCGCCAACGCCGCCGGCCTGCCGCTGCTGACCAAGGAAGAGTCGCGCAACTACACCCTCGGCCTGACCTGGTCGCCGACCGCCGACACCTCGCTGACCCTCGATGCCTACCGCATCGACATCGACGACCGCATCGTGCTGAGCGGCCGCTTCGACACCACCGACCCGACCATCGGCGGCATCCTCGACGACCTCGGCGTCGGCCAGGCGCAGTTCTTCGTCAATTCGGTCGACACCCGCACCGAAGGCCTGGACTTCACCTTCAACAACGAGCGCCAGCTCGGCGAAGACGTCAAGCTCGGCACCTTCTTCGCCCTCAACCTCAACCGCACCAAGGTCAACGCCATCCACGCGCCGCCGGCGCTGGTGGGCCGCGAAGACGTGCTGTTGTCGGAGCGCGAGCGCTTGTTCATCGAGCAGGGCGCGCCGAAGTCGAAGGCGGTGCTCGGCTTCGACCTGTCGCGCGGCCCCTGGGCCGGCAACGTCAAGGTGATCCACTTCGGCCCGCAGACCCTGGGCACGTTCTCGGGTACCGCCGGCGGCGTGCCGAATGCGCGCTACAAGGCCAAGACCTCGGCCGACCTCAGCGCGACCTATTCGTTCTCCGACAATACGAAGCTGACGGTGGGCGGCGCCAACATCTTCAACGTCAAGCCGACTCGCCAGAACGCCGACGAAACCGACAACGGCCATATCTTCGACAGCGTCCAGTTCGGTCTCAACGGCGCGGCGTATTACGTGCGTCTGTGGCACCGCTTCTGA
- a CDS encoding M1 family metallopeptidase, which produces MRDAVNQVGQSRARSRLLRRTIAAGVLVCTAFAALAAASKAPGEVARAGADIDVLHYTARIEPDLAAKSLRGHVAIRFIVRTQGAQRFDFDAGELDIVAVSEDKKPLSFDKLDKRVSVRLAAPAAAGSRHEIEIVYRGAPRFGLEFHPERNELYTVFSTSQWLVCIDAPQERATLDLTVTLPEGLKAVGNGRLMSKSALGGRREAYRWRQDAAMPSYVYGFAAGRYNEAGGTSENAVLRYLSSDLQAPQLRRVFADTPDMMRFFGRRAGIRYNGTYSQVLVAKTIGQELAGLSLMSEAYGREVLDDPSAQALIAHEAAHQWWGNYVTCRDWGHFWLNEGFANFMAAAYLQHRFGDEAYRKQVDGWKRRLDKLRETGKDHALIYEHWSKPSADDRAVVYQKGAYVLHLLREELGERAFWGGVRAYTRAHYGHSVVTADFRRAMERASGRDLGEFFARWVESAEVVAKPAAGAK; this is translated from the coding sequence ATGCGCGATGCAGTAAACCAGGTCGGCCAATCCCGTGCGCGCAGCCGCTTGTTGCGGCGCACGATCGCGGCCGGCGTCCTCGTCTGTACCGCCTTCGCCGCTCTCGCCGCTGCGAGCAAGGCCCCCGGCGAAGTCGCGCGCGCCGGCGCCGACATCGACGTGCTGCACTACACCGCGCGCATCGAGCCGGATCTGGCGGCCAAGAGCTTGCGCGGCCATGTCGCGATCCGCTTCATCGTCCGCACCCAGGGCGCGCAACGTTTCGATTTCGACGCCGGCGAGCTCGACATCGTCGCGGTCAGCGAAGACAAGAAGCCGCTGAGTTTCGACAAGCTCGACAAGCGCGTGAGCGTGCGCCTGGCGGCGCCGGCCGCGGCCGGTTCGCGCCATGAGATCGAAATCGTTTATCGCGGCGCGCCGCGTTTCGGCCTGGAATTCCATCCCGAGCGCAACGAGCTGTACACCGTGTTCTCGACCAGCCAGTGGCTGGTCTGCATCGACGCACCGCAGGAACGGGCCACGCTCGATCTCACCGTCACCTTGCCTGAGGGGCTCAAGGCGGTCGGCAACGGCCGGTTGATGTCGAAGTCGGCGCTCGGCGGCCGCCGCGAGGCCTATCGCTGGCGCCAGGACGCGGCCATGCCGAGCTATGTCTACGGCTTCGCCGCCGGCCGCTACAACGAAGCCGGCGGCACCAGCGAGAACGCCGTGCTGCGTTATCTGTCGAGCGACCTGCAGGCGCCGCAGTTGCGCCGGGTGTTCGCAGACACGCCCGACATGATGCGTTTCTTCGGCCGCCGCGCCGGCATCCGTTACAACGGCACCTATAGCCAGGTGCTGGTCGCCAAGACCATCGGCCAGGAACTCGCCGGCTTGTCGCTGATGTCGGAAGCCTACGGCCGCGAAGTGCTCGACGACCCGAGCGCGCAGGCCTTGATCGCGCACGAAGCCGCGCACCAGTGGTGGGGCAATTACGTCACCTGCCGCGACTGGGGCCATTTCTGGCTCAACGAGGGCTTCGCCAATTTCATGGCCGCGGCCTATCTGCAGCATCGGTTCGGCGACGAGGCCTATCGCAAACAGGTCGATGGCTGGAAGCGGCGCCTGGACAAGCTGCGCGAGACCGGCAAGGACCACGCGCTGATCTACGAGCACTGGAGCAAGCCGAGCGCCGACGATCGCGCCGTGGTGTACCAGAAGGGCGCCTACGTCCTGCACCTGTTGCGCGAGGAACTCGGCGAGCGCGCATTCTGGGGCGGCGTTCGCGCCTACACCCGTGCGCACTACGGGCATTCGGTGGTCACCGCGGATTTCCGCCGTGCCATGGAGCGCGCGAGCGGCCGCGACCTGGGCGAGTTCTTCGCGCGCTGGGTGGAATCGGCTGAGGTCGTGGCGAAGCCGGCCGCCGGGGCGAAGTGA
- a CDS encoding glycoside hydrolase family 64 protein, which produces MVTRRTFLSASAAAMAAGVVAPFASREAAAAAPQRFTLNLVNASGQNTAYAYVVGLSGGRPLFVRADGGSYYPPSPSSPVTPLGQDCAIALGGHGSSTRVSVPRMYGARIYVVTGSKLNFFVNPGPAIVHPSFLNTSDPNFNKNWTFAEFTFNEYELFSNISYVDFVAAPLGLSLRSLSGRVETIPGLPAGSLDPICYALQQQASREGSAWDSLIQRGSNGLNLRAMSAHYQAGRFQNYLSGYINAVWSKYASTTLTVDTQSGFGRLTARVGGDGLLRFNNGETFARPSTADVLSCDSGPFSLAGASEVRKAIIPRLAAALNRTTLLDNADQPNGEVASRFYRNTQTNHYARLVHERLPDNRGYAFPYDDVSPSGGQDFSGAARSGDPDTLTVTLRALR; this is translated from the coding sequence ATGGTCACTCGCCGTACTTTCCTCAGCGCCTCCGCCGCCGCGATGGCGGCCGGCGTCGTCGCGCCCTTCGCCTCTCGCGAGGCCGCCGCGGCCGCACCGCAGCGCTTCACCCTCAACCTAGTCAATGCCTCGGGGCAGAACACCGCCTATGCCTATGTGGTCGGTCTGTCGGGCGGGCGCCCCTTGTTCGTGCGCGCCGACGGCGGCAGCTATTACCCGCCCTCGCCCTCGTCGCCGGTGACGCCGCTGGGCCAGGATTGCGCGATCGCGCTCGGCGGCCACGGCTCGTCGACGCGGGTTTCGGTGCCGCGCATGTACGGCGCGCGCATCTACGTGGTCACCGGCAGCAAACTCAATTTCTTCGTCAATCCGGGACCGGCCATCGTCCACCCCAGCTTCCTCAACACCAGCGATCCGAACTTCAACAAGAACTGGACCTTCGCCGAATTCACCTTCAACGAGTACGAGCTGTTCTCCAACATCAGCTACGTCGATTTCGTCGCCGCGCCCCTGGGGCTGTCGCTGCGCTCGCTGTCGGGCCGGGTCGAAACCATCCCCGGCCTGCCCGCCGGTTCGCTCGACCCGATCTGCTACGCGCTGCAACAACAGGCCAGCCGCGAGGGCTCGGCCTGGGACTCGCTGATCCAGCGCGGCAGCAACGGCCTCAATCTGCGTGCGATGAGCGCGCACTACCAGGCCGGCCGCTTCCAGAACTATCTGAGCGGCTATATCAACGCGGTCTGGAGCAAGTACGCCTCGACCACCCTGACCGTCGATACCCAGTCCGGCTTCGGCCGCCTGACCGCGCGCGTCGGCGGCGACGGCCTGCTGCGTTTCAACAACGGCGAAACCTTCGCCCGGCCCAGCACCGCCGACGTGCTGAGCTGCGACAGCGGTCCCTTCAGCCTCGCCGGCGCCAGCGAGGTGCGCAAGGCGATCATTCCGCGCCTGGCTGCGGCCTTGAACCGCACCACCCTGCTCGACAACGCCGACCAGCCCAACGGCGAAGTCGCCAGCCGCTTCTACCGCAACACCCAGACCAACCACTATGCGCGGCTGGTCCACGAGCGCCTGCCGGACAATCGCGGCTACGCCTTCCCCTACGACGACGTCTCGCCGAGCGGCGGCCAGGACTTCAGCGGGGCAGCGCGTTCGGGCGACCCGGACACCTTGACGGTGACCCTGCGCGCCCTGCGCTGA
- a CDS encoding DoxX family protein — protein MNADKQQDLGKLILRLALGVLILLHGIAKLRSGTAGIVGLVESQGLPGFLGYGVLIGEVLAPVLVIVGYHARIGAALIAANMLVALGLVHLGQIGQLNEQGGWALELQAMFLASAVALALFGPGKYSLNGK, from the coding sequence ATGAACGCCGACAAGCAGCAGGACCTGGGCAAGCTGATTCTTCGCCTCGCGCTAGGCGTGCTGATCCTTTTGCACGGCATCGCCAAGCTGCGCAGCGGCACTGCCGGCATCGTCGGCCTGGTCGAATCGCAGGGCTTGCCGGGTTTCCTCGGCTACGGCGTGCTGATCGGCGAAGTGCTTGCGCCGGTGTTGGTGATCGTCGGCTATCACGCGCGCATCGGCGCGGCCCTGATCGCCGCCAATATGTTGGTCGCGCTGGGCCTGGTGCATTTGGGCCAGATCGGCCAGCTCAACGAGCAAGGCGGTTGGGCGCTGGAACTGCAGGCGATGTTCCTGGCCAGCGCGGTCGCGCTGGCCTTGTTCGGCCCGGGCAAGTACAGCCTCAACGGCAAGTAG